DNA from Terriglobales bacterium:
TATTCCGCGACATTGCCGACGGCGCTTACCGCGTCGAGGTCCTGGCGCCGGGCTTCGCGGCGCAGACTGTTGCCGTCATGCTTCCGGGGGCGAGCTCCCTCGCCATCAAGCTGGTCGTCGCCGGCAAACCGGAGACCGTGGTGGTGACCGCTGCCGGCACGCCGCTGCCCGCGGCCGAAACCGGCGCCGCGGTCACGCTGCTCGACAGCACGCGTCTGGAAGCCATGCAGCCTTACGCTGCCTCGGACGCGCTGCGGTTCCTGCCCGGTGCGGTGGTCAACACCGCCGGACGCCGCGGCGGGCTGAGTTCGCTCTTCGTGCGCGGCGGCGAGTCGCGCTACAACAAGGTCATTGTGGATGGCGTTCCCATCGACGAGCCGGGCGGGACTTTCGACTTCGGAGTGGTATCGCTCGACCAGGTGGACCGCTTGGAATTCGTCCGCGGCGCCGAGAGCACCCTCTACGGCTCGGACGCCATGACCAGCGTGGTCCAGCTCTGGAGCGCGAGCGGGCGCACTCGGACGCCGGAGCTGCGCTTTGGCGCGGACGGCGGCAATTTCACGACCGCCAACGGTTACGCTTCGCTCGCCGGCGCGCGCGGCCGCTTCGACTACAACCTCTTCGCCTCGCAGTTCTGGACTCGTGGCCAGGGAGTGAACGACGAGTACTCGAACTCCTCGCAGGGCGGGAACCTGGGCGCGTTCGTTTCGCGCAAAGTCTTCTTCCGCCTGCGCGCACGGCATTCGAACAACCGCAGCGGGGTGCAATCGTTCTGGGACTTCAACGGCCAGCCACTGCTCGCGCCGGACCAGGACCAGCGCGCCCGCCAGAACAACTTCCTGGCCAGCGCCGAGCTTTCCATCGCCGCTCCCGGGCGCTGGCAGCATCGCTTCACCGGCTTCGAGTACCACCATTCGCGCTCGAACGTGGACCTGGTGGCCGACCGCGGCTGCGGCCCGCCGCTGTTCCTCGATTGTCCCTTCTCCGATCTTTTCACCATGAACCGCGCCGGGCTGGACTACCAGGGCGAGTACTCCTCGCGCCGCTGGTCGCGCACGACGTTCGGTTATCAACTGGAAGTGGAGAACGGGTTCGTCACCCAGGACTTCTCCGGCTTCGCCGGCGCGACGCACGGCCTGCGCCGCAACCACGCGGTATACGGGCAGCAGGTGTTCACCTTCTCGCGCGT
Protein-coding regions in this window:
- a CDS encoding TonB-dependent receptor encodes the protein MRSLRFVLACFALLAAAHAAELKVNVTDPHAASVPGARVALYRAGNTAAGAIAVAIQSTTADGSAIFRDIADGAYRVEVLAPGFAAQTVAVMLPGASSLAIKLVVAGKPETVVVTAAGTPLPAAETGAAVTLLDSTRLEAMQPYAASDALRFLPGAVVNTAGRRGGLSSLFVRGGESRYNKVIVDGVPIDEPGGTFDFGVVSLDQVDRLEFVRGAESTLYGSDAMTSVVQLWSASGRTRTPELRFGADGGNFTTANGYASLAGARGRFDYNLFASQFWTRGQGVNDEYSNSSQGGNLGAFVSRKVFFRLRARHSNNRSGVQSFWDFNGQPLLAPDQDQRARQNNFLASAELSIAAPGRWQHRFTGFEYHHSRSNVDLVADRGCGPPLFLDCPFSDLFTMNRAGLDYQGEYSSRRWSRTTFGYQLEVENGFVTQDFSGFAGATHGLRRNHAVYGQQVFTFSRVSLIAGLRFVHNENFGDKAVPRVAASLLALRGGEIFSGTRLRFAYGQGIKEPRLEESFGVGAFNLIPNPNLKPEESRSLEAGVQQEFDRGRYSLSATWYDNLFRNQIAFSFNPLTFESQYVNLNRAFAHGAELEFHGRPRTGVTLDAAYIYTSTQILQAPLAFDPLLAAGSPLLRRPRHSGSILGTYTGKRWGGSLGASFVGRRTDSDFLGLGVNHAAGYARLDLGGWYAINRYVTAYANLGNALDKRYEEAAGYPALRVNFRAGLRFRVGGD